The region TCGACGCGGGGCCGCCACGCCGGCCTGTCGCCGTCCCGGAACGCCGAGTCGAGTCCGACGTCGCCCGCGCGGATTCGACTCGCCGCCGCCTCCGCGAGGACGCTCTCGAACGGCGAGTCGCGCGTCCGGCGCACCCGCCGAAACGTCCGCATCGCGTCGCGCTTCGCCGTCAGCGTCCGTCCGGCGTCGTAGTCCGCGTCGTCCGGCGTGACGCTCAGTTCGTCGAGGGCGTATCCGTGGGCTCGGCGGGCCAAAAGCGCCCGCGCGAGGCGGACGGCGCGTTCGACGGTGTGGTCCGCGCGGACCCCGTCGGCGTCGAACCGGAAGTCGTCGTCGAAACAGTAGGTCGTCAGTTTCCACCGGACCACCCCGTACGGCGTCGACTGCCCCAAATCGTCGGTCTCTAACCGGCCCCGCATCTCCCGTCGCGTCGGGAACTCCTCGACGTCGCTTCGGAGCGAGTTCAGCGCGGTTTCGAGTTCGTCGGCGGACGATCGCGCGTCGTCGCCGAGGGCCTCGCGGTAGCGTTCGCGGAAGTGTCTGGCGTTCCTGAGGTACTGTTCGGCTTGCAGGTGCGCGCCCCACGTCGAGGCGACGGAGTGGTCCGAGTACTCGGACGCGTCGGCTTCCCCGCCGGTGTACACCCCGTCGCGGTGGGAGTTCAGTTTCGCGAACGAGAGGTTGCGCTCGACGGCGTACAGGGCCGCCAGGTCGCGTCCGGGGTCGGAGACGAGGTAGTCGCCGACGGAGTCGCGTATCTCCTCGGCCGCCGTCCGGAACCGCCGCCCGCGTTCGACCAACGCTCCCGGGTCCTCTTCGCCGAGTGCGACGCGGGCGTAGCCGATGGCCTCGCCGGCGAACTGGAGGCCGTACGTCGCGTTGAACAGGCGCGTCCAGTTGTCCGACTCGGACCGCGCGTCGTCTATCCACCCGCCGGAGGGGTCGTGGCCGAGGCGGTGTCGCATGTCGTCGGACAGTTCGGAGTCGTCCACGCGGGAGCGCAGTTCCTCGGCGCGGGCGACTGCTGATTCGAGGGCGGAGACGGCTTCGTCGGCGTGGTCGTCGGTGACGGACTGTCGCCAGAGGTGGTTCGGCGGTTCGGGGTAGTGGACGACGAGCGGGTCGGTCAGGGCGTTCGGAAGCCACTCGGGGGCGAAGACGCCCGCACCGAGGAGGGCGGCACCCGCCGTCGCGCCCGCGCCGACGAGCAGTCGCCGGCGCGTGAAATCCGTGTCGGGGACCATAGCACGGACTCTCCCCCGCGGTGACAAGTAGGTTTTCGTCCCGGTTCAGGTCCAGCGGTCGAGGCCGGTCTGGACCGCCGCCTCCTCGATTCGCTCGAACCCGCGTTCGACTTCGTCGGCGGCGACGCCCCACTCTTCGGTGACGTACGCCCGCGCGGCGTCGATGTCCGGGTCGATGTCGGTGTCGAACTCGTACTCGTCGGTGACAGGCGGGTCGACGAACAGGCCCCTTACCCTGTCGGCGTTCTCGATGTACGCCTCCCGGGCTTCGAGGACGCCCCAGAGGTCGCCGTGCTCTTTGACCTCCTTCAGCGCCGTCTTCGGGCCGACGCCCGAGAGGCCCTCGTTGAAGTCCGTCCCGCAGAGGATGGCCACGTCTATCAGTTGCTCTTGGGTCACGTCGAGATTCGAGAGCGTCGCCTCGAGGTCCATCAGTTCCGGGTCGCCCTTCGAGGTTATCTGCCGGAGGGTGTACGGCGCGCCGAAGAGCAGAGTGTCGTAGTCCTCGCTCCCCACGTAGTCGGCGTCACCCCGCTTTGCCATGTAGGACGCCTGCGCCTCCCCCTCGGCGGGCGCTTCGACCATCGGCACGTCGAGTCGTTCGAGGAGGCCGCGGGTCGTCTCGTGAATCGTCGCGGTGAGGCGTTGGGTGCGCGCTTCGAGGCGCGCCGCCGCCACGGAGTCGCCGCGTTCCTCCGCCGCCTTCCGCAACTCCTTGGCCTTCTCGCGTTGCTCGCGTCGCGACTCCACCTCGTCGTCCTTCAGGTCGGTGACGCCGCCGTCGAAGACGAAGACGGGCACGATGTCGTGGTCGAGGAACTTCGGGAGGCCCTGCACGACGCCGATGAGGTTCGCCACCTCGGTTCCGTCGTCGGTCGTGTACGCCTCCTCGCGCGTGAACTTGACGGTCGTCGTGAGATAGCGGTACAGCCAGTTGTGCGCGTCGACGGCGACGACGCTCCCCGATACGTCGTCGAACGACGCGTCCGAGAGCGAGGCCAGACTCCGGAGGTCTGCGTTTCCCATTACCCCCCGTTGGGACCCGGTTCGCTTTAATATCCCGCGTTGGGGTCGTCGCCGCCGGCCGGCCCCCCGACCGGTTCCGGCGGGTCGGCGTCGCGGCGGTCGGCGAGAAACGCCACCTCTGCGTCGCTCAGGTCGCGCGCGCGGAACTCGTCGAGTCCGCGCCGGTAGCGGTCACCGCTCCGGTCGGCGTTGGCGTCCGCGGGGCGTTCGAGGACGAGTTCGGCGATGCCCGTCGTCTCTCCGGTCCACGCGAACCCCGCCTCGTGGAGGGCCTCGTAGGCGAAGGGGTTGTTCACGGCGATGCGGAGGCGGTCGTAGCCCCGTTCGGCCGCGCGGGCGACGACGAACGCGCAGAGTCGCGGGCCGAGGTTCTCGCCCTTCCGGTCGTCGCGAACCGTGACGTACCGGAGCCACAACACCCCCTCGTCGGTGCGGTCCTCGTTGAACGCGACGGCAGCGAGAACGTCCGCGTCCGCCTCGTACTCCTCGCTCGGGAGGGGGGCCGTCCGCTCCGTTCGGTCGGCGACGACGGCCTTGCCGGTGTTCGACATCACGAACTTCCCGGCGTAGGCGAACCGACGGTAGTCGAGGCGGAGCGTCGGTCCGTCGGGGGGCCACCCGAGGAGGGCGAACTCCATGCCCGGACGTACGCCCGGCGGCGGAAAGAGGGCGTCGGTCACCCGGGCGGCCGACCGACGACGGACGAAAGCGGGAGAGACATTAGGGTCCGGGTAATTCCCTCCGATATGGCAACTTCGGTCGCGTCGTTCATCGACCGCCGTATCGATCCCGGGGCGCTTCCACTCGCGGTGGGTGACGTGGTAGCGCTGTCGGCGATTCTCACCGTCGGCGTCGTCCAACACAACGGGGTGGGCTACCTCACGAAGTTCACCGTCGCGTGGCTCCTGACGCTCGTCCCGTTCCTCATCGGGTGGGCGCTGGCGGGACCGCTCATCGGCGCGTACTCCGCCGGTGCCGCGGAGTCAGCGAAGGCCGCGGTTCCACTGGCGGTGCGCGGGTGGATTCTCGCCGCCGTCATCGGACTCGGACTGCGGTGGACGCCGCTTTTCGAGGGCGGCGTCGCCCTCGTGTTCGCGCTCATCACCCTCGTCACCGGCGCAGTCGCGCTCGGCGTCTGGCGGTGGGTGTACTTCAAAATCGCCGGCTGACCGGCCGAACCGACCCGACTCTTCTTCCGACCCGTCGCTCGCGCTCGATTCCGCTCAGTCCGCCGTCGCGCCCGCCTCGGCCCGCGTCCCGCGCTGGCGGACGAGGTAGAGACCGAGTCCCGCGCCGACGGCGGCGAACCCCGCCAGCGTCAGAAACAGCACGGCGGGCGTGCTGTACGTCAGAATAGTTCCCGCGACTGCGCCGCCGAGAGCGCCGACGCCGAACACGCCGAGGTACGTGAAGCCGTAGGAGAGGCCGCGCGTCCCGGCGGGCGTGTACTCGGCGACGGTGGCCTGATAGAACGGCTGGATGACGAAGAGGAAACAGCCCAGCACCGCGCCGAGGGCCAACAGCGGAACCAGTCCGGCGTTCGCCACGGGGAGGAAGACGACGGCGAGAGCGGCGAGGACGGCGAAGGAGCCGACGATGCCCCACTCGACGGGGATGCGGTCGGTGAGTTTGCCGCCGACGTACTGACCGACGACGCCGACCATGAGCAGCCCCGAATAGAAGTACCGCTCCGGTTTGAGCGTCCGACCGGAGCCGGCTTCGACGCCGAGGGCGTCCGCCACGCCCGCCGGCAGGAGCGTGGCCAGCGGAATCGGCTCGAACGTCGGGATACCCTCCAAGAGGTTCGGCAGGAAGGTGAGGACGCCGCGGTAGTACAGCCCCGAGCACATCACGACGAGGAAGACGACGGCGAACCCGCCCGCGAACATGCGCTTCGATTCGCCGAGGAACTCCGCCAGCGAATCGACGCCGCTGTCGGCCTTCGAGTCGCCGCCGCCTCCGTCGGCGGCGACGGCGGCCGTCTCGTCGAACTGCGCGCGCGTGGCGTACGCACCGGCGACGAGGGCGGGGACGGCAAGCAAGCCTGCGACGAGTTGCCACTCGAAGAAGAGAAGCAGTATCGCGGTCAGGAGCGGTCCGAGTCCGATGCCGACGTTGCCCGCGATGCCGTGGTAGGCGAAGCCCGTGCCGCGTTCTTCGACGCCCTTCGATATGAGCGCCAACCCGGCGGGGTGGTAGACGCTCGCGGCGGCACCCCAAAGCAGGAGCGCGAGCGTGATGACCACCACGCTGGGGGCGAGTCCGAGGAGCAGGAACGACGCCGACATCCCGAACAGACAGAGGCCGATGAGTCGCCGCGAGCCGACCCTATCGACGAGGATACCGCCGGGAAGCGCGCCGACGCCGAACAGGCCGTAGCCGGCGGTGACGACCAGTCCGAGCGTCGCGGCGGTCACCTCCAACTGGGTCAACCCGAGGTTCACCACGTCGAACTCCGTCAGCCAGATGGAGACGAAGATGGGGATGGACAGTTCGTACGTGTGCACCATCCCGTGCGCGAGCATCACGAGAGCCACGATGGCGCGGTCGTTCCGGTTCACGTGCGTTGTACGCACGAGCGGCCAATTCAACCCACCGGTGGGGGCAGTCGGCGCGGGTGAACGCGGCGGACGAGAGCGAACGCGCGAACGCCGACCCGGGCCGCGCGTCCCACTTCCGCTTTGCGGCGCGGTGCGCGGCGACGAACCGACTCGTCGATAGT is a window of Halopelagius longus DNA encoding:
- a CDS encoding GNAT family N-acetyltransferase; the encoded protein is MEFALLGWPPDGPTLRLDYRRFAYAGKFVMSNTGKAVVADRTERTAPLPSEEYEADADVLAAVAFNEDRTDEGVLWLRYVTVRDDRKGENLGPRLCAFVVARAAERGYDRLRIAVNNPFAYEALHEAGFAWTGETTGIAELVLERPADANADRSGDRYRRGLDEFRARDLSDAEVAFLADRRDADPPEPVGGPAGGDDPNAGY
- a CDS encoding MFS transporter, which gives rise to MLAHGMVHTYELSIPIFVSIWLTEFDVVNLGLTQLEVTAATLGLVVTAGYGLFGVGALPGGILVDRVGSRRLIGLCLFGMSASFLLLGLAPSVVVITLALLLWGAAASVYHPAGLALISKGVEERGTGFAYHGIAGNVGIGLGPLLTAILLLFFEWQLVAGLLAVPALVAGAYATRAQFDETAAVAADGGGGDSKADSGVDSLAEFLGESKRMFAGGFAVVFLVVMCSGLYYRGVLTFLPNLLEGIPTFEPIPLATLLPAGVADALGVEAGSGRTLKPERYFYSGLLMVGVVGQYVGGKLTDRIPVEWGIVGSFAVLAALAVVFLPVANAGLVPLLALGAVLGCFLFVIQPFYQATVAEYTPAGTRGLSYGFTYLGVFGVGALGGAVAGTILTYSTPAVLFLTLAGFAAVGAGLGLYLVRQRGTRAEAGATAD
- the fen gene encoding flap endonuclease-1, whose product is MGNADLRSLASLSDASFDDVSGSVVAVDAHNWLYRYLTTTVKFTREEAYTTDDGTEVANLIGVVQGLPKFLDHDIVPVFVFDGGVTDLKDDEVESRREQREKAKELRKAAEERGDSVAAARLEARTQRLTATIHETTRGLLERLDVPMVEAPAEGEAQASYMAKRGDADYVGSEDYDTLLFGAPYTLRQITSKGDPELMDLEATLSNLDVTQEQLIDVAILCGTDFNEGLSGVGPKTALKEVKEHGDLWGVLEAREAYIENADRVRGLFVDPPVTDEYEFDTDIDPDIDAARAYVTEEWGVAADEVERGFERIEEAAVQTGLDRWT
- a CDS encoding transcriptional initiation protein Tat, with protein sequence MVPDTDFTRRRLLVGAGATAGAALLGAGVFAPEWLPNALTDPLVVHYPEPPNHLWRQSVTDDHADEAVSALESAVARAEELRSRVDDSELSDDMRHRLGHDPSGGWIDDARSESDNWTRLFNATYGLQFAGEAIGYARVALGEEDPGALVERGRRFRTAAEEIRDSVGDYLVSDPGRDLAALYAVERNLSFAKLNSHRDGVYTGGEADASEYSDHSVASTWGAHLQAEQYLRNARHFRERYREALGDDARSSADELETALNSLRSDVEEFPTRREMRGRLETDDLGQSTPYGVVRWKLTTYCFDDDFRFDADGVRADHTVERAVRLARALLARRAHGYALDELSVTPDDADYDAGRTLTAKRDAMRTFRRVRRTRDSPFESVLAEAAASRIRAGDVGLDSAFRDGDRPAWRPRVEASVSFLVGEGEMRELGGVADRFSAVRGT
- a CDS encoding DUF3054 domain-containing protein; amino-acid sequence: MATSVASFIDRRIDPGALPLAVGDVVALSAILTVGVVQHNGVGYLTKFTVAWLLTLVPFLIGWALAGPLIGAYSAGAAESAKAAVPLAVRGWILAAVIGLGLRWTPLFEGGVALVFALITLVTGAVALGVWRWVYFKIAG